One window of Trichoderma breve strain T069 chromosome 3, whole genome shotgun sequence genomic DNA carries:
- a CDS encoding amino acid permease domain-containing protein, with translation MSPLIDRSGGNGGAGGYNTTSNTGYDYGKDASVTKVTDDLDVERAPSHFMGETDPIKDLGDLDGDLVTATEERDLKRGLKERHLSMLGIAGAIGTGLFLGLGSAVQTGGPLGALLGYGTVGMVVSAVQFALGEVSALLPVTGSFVRHAEVLVDPALGFAVGWNLVYGNLLSIPSEITAICVLFEYWLPDLNPSVWIIVFIILTAAVGLSGVRWFGEIEAFFATLKILMVIFLIIFGLVIDLGGIPGVKPTYFRFWKNPGPFVEYIATGNWGKFLGYWSVMTGAVFSFAGVESLAMAGAETANPRKAIPRACRNVFIRILLFYMLAILIVGMIVSSDDERLNDYSGTAAQSPFVIAVSAAGYPAVPSVINAIVITSAWSSSNQALLSGTRVLYGLALKKQAPRIFLRTTSWGVPYVAVSLFIVFSFLAFMTLSSGALTAFFWLMDLVGAGVLVSWICIVLNHVRLRMALKVQGIPYTRLPWHNSWTLYSSSAALFMCSIILLTNGFVVFTKGNWSPSGFVSAYLDIPLVLAAYLIYKFVKKTKVVALKEIPLEEALMQAELKDPLLKSP, from the exons ATGTCGCCGCTGATTGATCGATCTGGCGGAAatggaggagcaggaggatACAACACCACAAGCAACACCGGCTACGACTATGGAAAAGATGCCTCAGTAACAAAAGTCACCGACGACCTGGACGTCGAGCGAGCGCCCTCGCACTTCATGGGCGAGACTGACCCCATCAAGGACCTCGGCGACCTCGACGGCGATCTCGTCACCGCCACCGAGGAGCGCGATCTCAAGCGCGGGCTCAAGGAGCGGCATCTGTCCATGCTGGGCATTGCGGGAGCCATCGGCACGGGACTGTTTCTGGGCCTTGGCAGCGCAGTGCAGACGGGCGGACCGCTGGGAGCGCTGCTGGGATACGGAACCGTTGGGATGGTTGTCAGTGCGGTGCAGTTTGCGCTGGGAGAGGTGTCGGCCCTGCTGCCGGTGACGGGATCCTTTGTGAGGCACGCCGAGGTGCTGGTCGATCCGGCGCTGGGCTTTGCCGTGGGCTGGAACCTGGTGTACGGCAACCTGCTGTCGATTCCGAGCGAGATCACGGCCATTTGCGTCTTGTTTGAGTACTGGCTTCCGGACCTGAACCCGAGCGTGTGGAtcattgtcttcatcatcttgacgGCGGCCGTGGGCCTTTCCGGCGTGCGCTGGTTCGGCGAGATCGAGGCCTTCTTCGCCACGCTCAAGATCCTCATggtcatcttcctcatcatcttcggccTCGTCATCGACCTGGGCGGCATCCCGGGTGTCAAGCCGACGTACTTTCGCTTCTGGAAGAACCCAGGCCCTTTTGTCGAGTACATTGCCACGGGCAACTGGGGCAAGTTCCTCGGCTACTGGAGCGTCATGACGggcgccgtcttctcctttgcgGGTGTTGAATCGCTGGCCATGGCTGGAGCAGAGACGGCGAACCCGCGCAAGGCGATTCCCAGGGCCTGCCGCAACGTCTTTATCCGAATCCTACTCTTCTACATGCTGGCCATTCTCATCGTCGGCATGATTGTCAGCTCCGACGACGAGCGGCTCAACGACTACTCTGGCACCGCCGCGCAGAGCCCCTTTGTCATTGCCGTTTCAGCTGCTGGATATCCTGCCGTGCCCTCggtcatcaacgccatcgtcatcacgTCGGCGTGGTCGTCCTCGAACCAGGCTCTTCTCTCGGGTACTCGTGTCCTGTACGGCCTAGCGCTCAAGAAACAGGCGCCCAGAATCTTTTTGCGGACGACGTCGTGGGGCGTGCCGTACGTGGCCGTGAGCTTGTTCATCGTCTTTTCGTTCCTGGCCTTTATGACGCTGAGCAGCGGCGCGCTGACTGCCTTCTTCTGGCTGATGGACTTGGTCGGCGCGGGTGTGTTGGTGAGCTGGATCTGCATCGTGCTCAACCACGTGCGATTGAGGATGGCGCTCAAGGTGCAAGGAATTCCGTATACGCGGCTGCCGTGGCACAACAGCTGGACCT TGTACAGCTCGTCTGCGGCACTCTTCATGTGCAGCATCATCCTGCTCACCAACGGCTTCGTCGTCTTTACCAAGGGCAACTGGAGCCCTAGCGGTTTTGTCTCTGCCTACTT GGATATTCCGCTTGTGCTGGCAGCATATCTGATATATAAATTTGtcaaaaagacaaaggtgGTTGCGCTAAAGGAGATTCCGCTAGAAGAGGCCTTGATGCAGGCCGAACTGAAGGATCCGTTGCTCAAGTCGCCATGA
- a CDS encoding NACHT domain-containing protein, producing the protein MTDYIPSTPVPITTGIAAIVCLFLWLSARHKQWPSLQLQTTRLNSPAIRRSLTFRISNIPLEVTRDKLEDVLTKLPKTTGTSHGQSNLLRFSYSPAAVSMLAKRFAVATVTFAEAPDLGELEKILKKAMDDRDNRLIVDLDFFGLTPLADPLQNTLVDIIAVTGLAGHAFGSWKSKKKPDMWLRDFLPASIPNVRVLTYGYNTKLPGSRSKSSILELSRKLLESIKTARDENTKHRPLILIGHSLGGLVVKHALVQASEGSEDDLAVFRSCYAILLFAVPNRGLDNLSLKSMVKGQPNEDLVRDLGVNSPFLNHLHESFNKRFTLDSEIICVYETKTTPTVEWNSDTKSWERTGPEVMMVPQNSAIYAGPNEKSYDQLPIEADHSEIVKFSDASNSDYIIIQSRIAKWVKKAPAVIRERFARLRTKLSFMEAQYIEALKAPDYAAFRNYKIDNPTSGTLGWFLKLQQLSSWLTTHESSILWVNGSPGQGKTIVAKFLLTYLEDLQHGFDHRTTVIYFFFYDQDDSYRTVSSAIRSLIKQLLSTQGAFDVISDKFNIETSTINDELAWDVLEELLRSPIFGTIYCVIDALDECQDNEARQRLLVFINKVTQRPLAKSKAKYPVLKAFLTSRPTTDLSRALRKLPSIHLTASSDDLKTFIQSRIQELDLEKQHEDEIIDLLSSRVEQTFLWISIVLKKLKTTSTLLSQADMEQIITESPSRLTDLYESLLVQIIQSRDIAAQKLLIWAVFSRRAMTLDELEVALAIQEKSRNQESIEKHRIYLTKKSVTSAVGVFLEIVDDKVYLIHQSAKDFLLKSERLAEAEFCRDFQWKGHMITEGVIQKAARSGIAGYEFLKDFTRKADVRITTEAFCAAVKCFDHEMIRLLMHTGANITPAIIEAAATNKKYSRFVIGLLLESLCNFEITANLVNLAANNRETGKDAMELILRKVNTDILEEAMVAIVAGFGTETMNLVLTTREDVKITSVILSAAIKKKHGGKEMVEFLLEQSGQDTPIMGEVIELIAKKHLRDTMVVLLNRRGDNMVVTDRIFEIMTTCFDDEIMALLLGRQGDRITITEGFVKIAASHYDKRVMQILLDSKGDQVNVTEEVVKIAAKNRNTDLMALLLDRRGDNINITETVVEIAANNPNKDLMALLLDQRGEQINITGDVVKSAARNSSHDVMALLLDRRGHEITITEDIIKIAVGNLFQARKITQLLLDKRRDQIVYSEEIIKAAAGNRRQAKDVIWLLLNQKADQVVITEETLKIAEGNGTQGKEVLQLFLDNTSGQVIMTKDIRKAAERYLEDDGANAWFSFKTRKWPDFYPQTSWPVWGDALNPELARKDR; encoded by the exons ATGACGGATTATATTCCGTCGACGCCTGTCCCTATCACAACTGGCATTGCCGCTATTGTGTGCCTATTCCTCTGGCTCTCAGCGAGGCACAAACAATGGCCAAGTCTGCAACTACAGACCACAAGACTAAAT AGCCCTGCCATTCGCAGGTCATTAACTTTCAGAATTTCCAACATACCGCTAGAAGTGACCAGAGACAAACTTGAAGATGTCTTGACCAAGCTACCTAAGACAACCGGAACTAGTCATGGTCAATCTAATTTGCTTCGATTCTCATATTCGCCCGCTGCAGTCTCGATGCTTGCTAAACGTTTTGCCGTAGCCACTGTTACTTTTGCAGAAGCCCCCGATTTGGGCGAGCTAGAGAAGATCCTCAAAAAGGCAATGGACGATCGTGATAATAGATTGATTGTTGACTTGGATTTCTTTGGTCTTACGCCGTTAGCTGACCCTTTACAAAATACCCTTGTGGA CATCATCGCAGTGACCGGACTTGCTGGCCATGCGTTTGGATCTTGGAAATCTAAAAAGAAGCCCGATATGTGGCTGCGAGATTTCCTCCCCGCATCAATTCCAAACGTCAGGGTATTAACATATGGATATAATACCAAATTACCTGGTAGTCGATCTAAAAGTTCTATCCTTGAACTCTCTAGGAAGCTACTTGAGTCAATTAAGACAGCCCGGGATGAAAATACA AAGCATCGACCACTTATTCTTATTGGACATAGCCTTGGCGGTCTTGTCGTGAAACAT GCCCTGGTCCAAGCATCTGAAGGCAGTGAAGACGACCTGGCTGTTTTTAGATCTTGTTACGCCATCCTACTGTTTGCTGTGCCGAACAGAGGTCTTGACAACTTAAGTTTGAAGTCTATGGTCAAAGGACAGCCTAATGAAGACTTGGTGAGAGATCTGGGTGTTAATTCTCCATTTCTAAACCACCTTCATGAAAGTTTTAACAAACGTTTTACACTCGATTCGGAGATCATATGTGTATACGAAACTAAAACAACCCCCACAGTTGAG TGGAACTCGGATACCAAATCATGGGAACGAACAGGGCCCGAAGTCATGATGGTTCCTCAGAATTCGGCAATTTATGCCGGCCCGAATGAGAAATCTTACGACCAGCTTCCAATAGAAGCAGATCATTCCGAAATTGTCAAGTTCAGCGACGCATCGAATTCTGATTATATTATCATTCAATCGAGGATAGCGAAATGGGTTAAGAAGGCACCGGCTGTCATCCGAGAGCGATTTGCGAGATTAAGAACAA AACTCTCTTTTATGGAAGCCCAGTATATTGAGGCCCTTAAAGCTCCCGATTATGCAGCATTCAGAAACTATAAAATTGATAATCCAACATCTGGCACGCTTGGCTGGTTCTTGAAACTTCAGCAGCTTTCCTCTTGGTTAACAACTCATGAATCATCGATTCTTTGGGTGAACGGATCGCCAGGTCAAGGGAAAACAATTGTTGCAAAATTCCTCCTGACGTACTTGGAAGATTTGCAACATGGTTTCGACCATCGCACGACAGTcatttatttcttcttctatgACCAAGACGATAGTTACCGAACTGTGAGTTCCGCTATAAGATCACTCATTAAGCAGTTACTGTCAACACAAGGCGCATTTGATGTCATCTCTGATAAATTCAATATCGAAACCTCTACTATAAACGACGAATTGGCGTGGGATGTACTCGAAGAACTGCTTCGATCGCCGATATTCGGTACCATATACTGCGTGATTGACGCTCTAGATGAGTGCCAGGATAATGAAGCTAGACAGAGATTGCTGGTGTTTATCAATAAGGTTACTCAAAGGCCGCtggcaaaaagcaaagcaaaatatCCAGTATTGAAAGCTTTCTTGACAAGCCGCCCGACAACGGACTTAAGTCGAGCCCTAAGAAAACTCCCATCTATTCATCTAACAGCAAGCTCTGATGATCTCAAGACATTTATCCAGAGCAGGATTCAAGAGCTCGATCTCGAGAAGCAGCACGAGGACGAGATAATCGATTTGTTGAGCAGCCGTGTGGAGCAGACTTTCTTGTGGATATCAATCGTCCTAAAGAAGTTGAAAACAACATCGACATTGCTGTCGCAGGCAGATATGGAACAGATTATTACCGAGAGCCCTTCTCGTTTGACAGACCTTTACGAAAGCCTTCTTGTTCAGATTATACAAAGCCGCGATATAGCGGCGCAAAAGCTCTTGATTTGGGCCGTCTTTAGTCGACGCGCTATGACTTTGGATGAGCTCGAAGTAGCTCTGGCAATTCAGGAGAAGTCAAGAAATCAGGAATCTATTGAAAAACATCGGATATATCTTACAAAGAAATCAGTTACCAGTGCTGTTGGAGTTTTTCTGGAAATCGTTGACGACAAAGTTTATCTCATACATCAGTCAGCTAAAGACTTCCTCCTCAAAAGCGAGCGGCTAGCCGAGGCTGAGTTTTGCAGAG ATTTCCAGTGGAAAGGCCATATGATCACTGAGGGCGTTATTCAGAAAGCAGCAAGGAGCGGCATTGCAGGCTACGAATTTTTGAAAGATTTTACAAGAAAAGCTGACGTTCGCATTACTACCGAAGCTTTCTGTGCGGCTGTTAAATGTTTTGATCATGAGATGATTCGCCTACTCATGCATACGGGTGCCAATATCACCCCAGCAATCATAGAGGCGGCGGCAACCAACAAAAAATATAGCAGATTCGTGATAGGCTTGCTACTAGAGTCTCTATGCAACTTTGAGATTACTGCAAACCTGGTGAACTTGGCAGCAAACAATCGAGAGACCGGTAAAGATGCTATGGAGTTAATTTTACGCAAGGTCAACACAGACATCTTAGAGGAGGCAATGGTAGCAATAGTGGCTGGATTCGGCACTGAAACTATGAATCTCGTGCTGACTACCAGAGAAGATGTCAAAATCACAAGTGTGATACTGTCCGCTGCGattaaaaagaaacatggcGGGAAGGAAATGGTAGAGTTTTTGCTGGAACAGTCAGGTCAAGACACCCCGATTATGGGTGAAGTCATTGAGTTGATTGCAAAAAAGCATCTCAGAGACACCATGGTGGTTCTCCTAAACCGGCGGGGAGACAACATGGTCGTAACGGACCGAATATTTGAAATAATGACAACAtgttttgatgatgaaataatGGCGCTGCTCCTTGGTCGGCAAGGAGACCGGATTACCATCACAGAAGGTTTTGTCAAGATTGCAGCCTCCCATTATGACAAGAGAGTGATGCAAATACTTCTCGACAGCAAAGGCGATCAAGTCAACGTCACAGAAGAGGTTGTGAAGATTGCTGCCAAAAATCGAAACACGGATTTAATGGCATTACTGCTTGACCGACGAGGAGATAACATAAATATCACGGAGACTGTCGTCGAAATTGCAGCAAACAATCCAAACAAGGATTTAATGGCGTTACTACTTGACCAAAGAGGGGAGCAGATCAACATTACAGGAGATGTCGTTAAAAGTGCGGCAAGAAATTCAAGCCACGATGTGATGGCATTACTTCTTGATAGAAGGGGCCACGAGATTACCATTACAGAAGATATTATAAAAATTGCGGTAGGAAACCTCTTCCAGGCTAGAAAGATCACGCAATTACTCCTTGACAAACGGAGAGACCAGATTGTCTATTCGGAAGAAATTATCAAGGCCGCGGCGGGAAACCGCAGACAGGCTAAGGACGTAATATGGCTACTTCTTAATCAGAAAGCAGATCAGGTAGTCATTACAGAAGAAACTCTGAAAATTGCTGAAGGAAATGGCACACAAGGTAAGGAAGTATTACAACTATTTCTTGACAATACGAGTGGTCAGGTTATTATGACAAAAGACATTAGAAAGGCTGCAGAAAGATACTTGGAGGATGACGGGGCGAACGCCTGGTTCTCCTTTAAAACGCGAAAATGGCCGGATTTTTACCCACAAACATCCTGGCCGGTTTGGGGTGATGCTCTTAATCCTGAACTCGCAAGAAAAGACAGATAG
- a CDS encoding dip2/Utp12 family domain-containing protein, protein MSTPKRKAAAKLATPVVKPDARRATKNTIDESRTTVAGTDALRSSQVETIEISSDADSDEDMSDVDDVNNEAEQNPESKPLANGHQKPSKKDDADDAESDAEGTSPSFGELLRGSEAIDVTAMLQQSSTGNNAVVQTSRNAIAPPTHQSLTTVLTQALKTDDTDLLESCLHTTDIPTIRNTIERIDSSLAGILLNKLAARLHRRPGRAGTLMTWVQWTLVAHGGALAAQPKLLHDLNSLQKVLAERAKGLNSLLALKGKLDILEGQMELRRKMQRSAGLLGDGDEDADEEDVIYVEGEERDAEQKDIANGVRSRRKGKGGEADEDDDDEDRVLNGFIGDSEDEEEGSEQGEDESDDGEEPLDEDEVNYDDVDESMGEDEESDVEVAPPTKMQKVSKGLGKKK, encoded by the coding sequence CGCCAAGCTGGCTACCCCCGTCGTCAAGCCGGATGCGAGACGGGCCACCAAAAACACAATTGACGAGTCCAGAACAACCGTGGCTGGAACCGATGCCCTGCGGAGCTCCCAGGTCGAGACGATAGAGATCTCTTCCGATGCCGACAGCGACGAGGACATGTCCGACGTCGACGACGTGAACAACGAGGCTGAGCAGAACCCAGAGTCAAAGCCCTTGGCCAATGGTCACCAGAAGCCCAGCAAAAAGGACGACGCAGACGATGCCGAATCAGACGCCGAGGGGACATCGCCCTCGTTTGGCGAGCTGCTGCGCGGCAGTGAGGCTATCGACGTCACCGCCATGCTGCAGCAGTCGTCCACAGGCAACAACGCCGTCGTCCAGACGTCGCGCAATGCCATCGCCCCTCCCACCCACCAATCCCTCACAACCGTCCTCACCCAAGCCCTGAAAACCGACGACACAGACCTTCTCGAGTCCTGCCTGCACACAACCGACATCCCCACCATCCGAAACACAATCGAGCGCATCGACAGCTCCCTGGCCGGAATCCTGCTCAACAAGCTGGCCGCCCGGCTACACAGACGGCCTGGCCGCGCCGGCACCCTCATGACCTGGGTGCAGTGGACTCTGGTTGCTCACGGCGGTGCCCTGGCAGCGCAGCCTAAGCTCCTGCACGACCTCAACAGCCTGCAAAAGGTGCTGGCTGAGCGAGCAAAGGGCCTCAACAGCCTGCTCGCTCTCAAGGGCAAGCTAGACATTCTCGAGGGCCAGATGGAGCTGCGGaggaagatgcagaggagTGCCGGCCTTCTCGGCGACGGAGACgaggatgctgatgaagaggatgtcATCTACGTCGAGGGCGAGGAGCGCGATGCCGAACAGAAGGATATCGCCAACGGAGTGCGCTCCCGGAGAAAAGGCAAGGGCGGCGAAgctgatgaggacgacgatgacgaggaccGTGTTTTGAATGGCTTCATTGGCGACtcggaggacgaggaggagggctCCGAGCAGGGCGAGGATGAGAgtgacgacggcgaggagCCcctggatgaggatgaggtcAACTACGACGACGTGGATGAGTCCATGggtgaggacgaggagagcGACGTCGAGGTTGCCCCACCGACAAAGATGCAGAAGGTGTCAAAGGGCcttgggaagaagaaatga
- a CDS encoding major facilitator superfamily domain-containing protein: MIVAFGVIIILYAIQQTYSIFTTPEDRSFPIHLLRSRSQVLLFIATASNISALFVVVYFIPIYFQFVHGDSAISAAVRLLPFVVLTVSFNMAAGHLLSRIRYYMPIFLVAGFFITLGSALLTAYLDPTTPTSYIYGFTVLTAVGAGLTLQIGYAVASLKVEPAQQGGALAMQNVSQIGGTVLCLVIAGQIFQSEATKNLTAVLANTNFTASDIQNAIAGAQSTIFEEITGQLRDQAILAITKAMQKAFILVCVGGGVHMLSALGMKREKLFGEIVTGGA, from the coding sequence ATGATTGTCGCTTTcggcgtcatcatcatcctgtACGCCATCCAGCAGACgtattccatcttcacgACGCCCGAGGACCGCTCGTTCCCCATCCACCTGCTGCGATCGCGCTCCCAGGTCCTGctcttcatcgccaccgcCTCCAACATCTCCGcgctcttcgtcgtcgtctaCTTCATCCCCATCTACTTCCAGTTCGTCCACGGCGACTCGGCCATCTCCGCCGCCGTCCGTCTGCTGCCCTTTGTCGTCCTGACGGTCAGCTTCAACATGGCTGCCGGCCACCTCCTCTCCAGAATCCGATACTACATgcccatcttcctcgtcgccggcttcttcatcaccctcGGCAGCGCCCTCCTCACAGCCTACCTCGACCCCACGACCCCGACCAGCTACATCTACGGCTTCACAGTCCTCACAGCCGTGGGAGCTGGCCTGACCCTCCAGATCGGATATGCCGTGGCCTCCCTCAAAGTCGAGCCCGCACAACAGGGTGGCGCTCTCGCCATGCAAAACGTCTCTCAGATCGGCGGCACCGTCCTTTGCCTCGTCATTGCCGGCCAAATCTTCCAGTccgaggccaccaagaaCCTGACCGCGGTCCTGGCAAACACAAACTTCACCGCCTCCGACATCCAAAACGCCATTGCCGGAGCCCAGAGCACTATCTTTGAGGAGATTACAGGACAGCTCCGGGATCAGGCCATTCTGGCTATCACAAAGGCCATGCAAAAGGCGTTCATCTTGGTCTGTGTGGGAGGCGGCGTCCACATGCTCAGTGCCCTTGGCATGAAGCGAGAGAAGCTGTTTGGTGAGATTGTTACCGGCGGCGCTTAA
- a CDS encoding fungal specific transcription factor domain-containing protein, which yields MSQTQKRCWNCRQQKIACDKTLPHCRNCVKKGRQCLGYGLKLSWPRKGDQRRSASLQKEHFIIPIRTKDPIFINATSDDVKGSQDDTLARYDETSFGEVWLTRQPNFNMARLDPFLASHSFSPVARLVSSSQSCDELYGLLVRMSFQDDSLPSLASRYAISALSYQHLAMDKTAVMHQTRAIRALQSAIETAVPSECMQLMAASMLLNIYEQTLNFDTSDLSWSIFFCGTKRIANYVTKTDDTYFGDEALIIDWVFYHDVMYKFSIRHWIEKNKDQIMLASQRKVLSKAVFSPERQTIVPILGCSLELLDLLCQAIDAVYEPGDPDYQSEAHLKLVRSLEIRLKYLQQRQSTVAPLDGPEMRQEAIVAELYRLAAIIYLLRMAKGEPDNSKSVLPVVDQAYELLDQLVYCERPWPLFVIALEARSEEHRMRMLRVLEKSLERRPLGPMRLVNKMIPDAWTQQDLRESSIDPFTLYGMIISRHRVPPCFT from the exons ATGAGCCAGACGCAGAAGCGCTGCTGGAACTGTCGCC AGCAAAAGATTGCCTGCGACAAGACGCTGCCGCACTGCCGGAACTGCGTCAAAAAGGGCCGCCAGTGTCTTGGATATGGCCTGAAGCTGTCGTGGCCGCGCAAGGGCGACCAGAGACGGTCAGCGTCGTTGCAAAAAGAGCATTTCATCATCCCTATCCGGACAAAGGACCCCATCTTTATCAATGCCACGAGCGACGACGTCAAGGGGTCTCAGGATGACA CCCTGGCCCGCTATGACGAAACCTCCTTTGGCGAGGTTTGGTTGACGCGGCAGCCCAACTTTAACATGGCAAGGCTGGATCCTTTCCTTGCTTCACATT CCTTCAGCCCAGTTGCCCGGCTGGTCTCATCCAGTCAGAGTTGCGATGAACTCTACGGGTTGCTCGTCAGAATGTCATTTCAAGACGACAGCTTGCCGTCGCTGGCGTCAAGGTATGCCATCAGTGCGCTGTCATATCAACATCTAGCCATGGACAAGACGGCCGTTATGCATCAGACGAGAGCGATCCGAGCGCTCCAGTCCGCCATTGAGACGGCGGTTCCCTCGGAGTGTATGCAATTGATGGCGGCGAGTATGCTTCTAAACATTTACGAG CAGACGCTCAACTTTGACACTTCGGATCTCAGCTggtccatcttcttctgcggcACAAAACGAATTGCCAACTATGTCACCAAAACCGACGACACGTATTTTGGGGACGAGGCACTCATCATTGACTGGGTCTTTTATCACGACGTCATGTACAAGTTTAGTATTCGGCATTGGATcgaaaagaacaaggaccAGATCATGTTGGCGTCGCAGAGAAAGGTTCTCTCCAAGGCCGTATTTTCGCCAGAGAGACAGACG ATTGTTCCCATCCTTGGCTGCTCCTTGGAACTGCTTGACCTGCTTTGCCAAGCCATAGATGCAGTTTACGAGCCCGGTGACCCTGATTACCAATCCGAGGCACACCTCAAGCTGGTCCGATCACTGGAGATCCGCTTAAAATatctgcagcagcggcagtcCACAGTAGCGCCGCTAGATGGGCCCGAGATGAGGCAGGAGGCCATCGTTGCCGAGCTGTACCGccttgccgccatcatctaTCTCCTGCGCATGGCCAAGGGTGAGCCCGATAACTCTAAGAGCGTTCTTCCCGTGGTCGACCAGGCGTACGAGCTGCTCGACCAGCTGGTATACTGCGAGCGACCCTGGCCCCTGTTTGTCATTGCGCTCGAGGCCCGTTCCGAGGAGCACCGCATGCGCATGCTGAGGGTGCTGGAGAAGTCGCTGGAGCGTCGACCGCTGGGGCCCATGAGGCTGGTCAACAAGATGATACCCGATGCCTGGACGCAGCAGGATCTGCGCGAGTCGTCAATAGATCCCTTTACGCTCTACGGCATGATTATCAGCAGGCACCGGGTGCCGCCGTGCTTTACATAA